The sequence CGCGCCAGCACCACCGATGTGTGTGTGCCGATTTCTCGCTTGGCGGACTGCGTGCGCGAAACAGTCGACGAACTGGACCGCGCCAGCTTTCCGTATACCATCGTGGGGCACGTGGGCGATGGAAATTTTCACGTATTGATGTTGCTCGACGGAGAGAACGAGACCGAGTGGCAATAGTCGGAAGCCATCAATCACAGTTTGGTGCGGCGCGCGATTGCCGCCGACGGCACATGCACCGGAGAGCACGGGGTAGGGCTGCATAAGATGCAGTTCATGGAGGAAGAGCACGGCGAAGATGCCTTGGCGCTCATGCGCAGTCTCAAGCATGCCTTCGACCCCAACAATATCCTCAATCCGGGAAAAATCTTCGCCTGGTAGTGAGTTGCGTGCGGCAAGCAAAGGCGCCCCTCGAGGGGCGCCTTTGCTTTGGATGGTGGAAAACCCGCTCTGCGGGTAAATACCGGCATGAACAAAGTGTTTGTGCGCGCTATCTTTCCATTCATGACTTCACTTGTCGAAGCCGGCCTGAGCCACACCCAGGCGTCATTTTCTCCGCGTACCCTGGTGCAGTCATTATTGACTGTCGTGCCGGTGACCTGCCCCCAGATTTAGTACGGCACCGACATAGAGCCCAGGGGTAAAAGACCTTCTTTCTGATGAGCCTGCACGAATTGCGCCGGCGTTAAATATCCGAGCGCGCTGTGAGGCCGATCGGTGTTGTACTCGACTCGCCAGTTTTCGATCAAGCTTTTAGCCTGTCGCAGGGACAAGAAC comes from Bordetella holmesii ATCC 51541 and encodes:
- a CDS encoding FAD linked oxidase, C-terminal domain protein, producing MQFMEEEHGEDALALMRSLKHAFDPNNILNPGKIFAW